DNA from Mycobacterium sp. SMC-8:
GCGGCGCGACGGCGACAAGGTGAAGTTCGCCAAGGGCATGCTGATACGCCGCGACCCCGACCGCGAGGAGACCGGACGGCTGCTGCGCGAAGCACTGGCGCAACTCGATGCCGCCGAGAAAGAATGACCCATGGGCATTGCGCAGTGGGTGGAACAGAACATCGGCACTCGGCTGCTGATGCTGCACGACAAGCTGTACAAGAGCACCGGCGGGCGCATCGGCCATCGCATCCCGCTGCCCGGCGTTGCGCCGTCGCTGCTGCTGCACACCGTGGGCGCCAAGACCGGGAAGCCGCGCACCAACACGCTGTCGTACTTCCCCGACGGCGCAAGCTACTACGTCGTCGCCTCCAAAGGCGGTGACCCGAAGTCCCCCGGCTGGTATCACAACCTGAAGGCTGACCCGGATATCGAGATCAACATCGGACCAAGGCGTTTGGCCGTGACCGCCACCCCGGTGCTCGCCGGCGATCCGGACTATCCGCGGCTGTGGAAGATGGTCAACGACGGGAACTCGAACCGCTACGAGGGCTATCAGAAACGGACCTCGCGCAGCATCCCGCTGGTCCGGCTCACACCGAAGAGCTAAAAGATCTCCCTGGCCAGCAGTTCCAGCGTGGTCTCGCGCGCCGGCGCGGTCGCCGGGTCGACCCCGCGGTACGCCGACGCCACCGGATGCACCATCACCTCGTCGACGCCGAACTTCTCAGCCAGCTCGTGCACCTGGCCGGCCGCGTCGGCTGGCGAGCCCACCACGGCCTGACGCAGCCCGGCGTCCATGACGGCGCGGGCCCGCGGATCGACGTCCCGGGCTTCGGCGTCCTCGACGAGGTCGATCGGCACCAGCGGCTGCCCTGTCCGAAGCCGCGCCATCATCTGCAGGTTGGGCAGGATCAAGCGCATGGCCTCGTCCCGGGTTTCGGCGACGACGGCGTTGACCGTCAGGAACGTGACCGGCTCCGGAGTCAGCTCGCTGGGCCGGAAGTTGTCGCGGTAGTACTGCATCGCCTCCTCGGTGCCGTGGTCGGCGAAGTGGTGTGCGAACACGTACGGCAGGCCCTTGGCGGCGGCCAGACGCGCGGAGTACATCGACGAACCCAGTAGCCACAGCCGCGGTTCGGTGACCGCGGCAGGAGTGGCCTTGAGGATGTAGTTGTCGCGCATCAGGTCGCGCGGCAGCGACACCCGTACTCCCTCGCTGCTCATCAGCGCGGCCACGTCGTCGAGGTACTCGGGGAACGCCTCGATGTCGCGTTCGTCGCGGCCGGCCGCCCCGCGCAGCGCCAGCGACGTCACCGGATCCGAGCCCGGGGCCCGTCCGATGCCGAGGTCGATGCGTCCGGGGTGGGCCGCTTCCAACAGGGCGAACTGTTCGGCGACCGCCAGCGGCGCGTGGTTGGGCAGCATCACGCCGCCGGAACCCAGTCGCACCGTCGACGTGTGCGCGGCCAGGTGGGCGATCAGCACCGGAGGGCTGGTGGCCGCGACCGATGGCATGTTGTGGTGTTCGGCGACCCAGTAGCGGGTGTATCCCAGCCGGTCGGCGGTCTGGGCCAGCAGCGTCGACGCGGCGATCGCGTCGGAGGTGCTCTGGTCCGAGCGCACGGGTACGAGGTCGAGAACTGAGAGCCGCATTCCCAATTCAACGCCCCGCGGTACCGGTCCGTTCCCTGTTTCCGTCCCTGGTTTCCGGCGGAATTTCGACGTGGACTCTGTCGCTGAGCGAGGGTCGCTGAGCGAGGACGGTCACGCCGATATCTCACGGGCGGTGGCGAAGATGTCGTCCATCATCTGTGGGGTCAGCCGGCCGGTGAAGGTGTTCTGCTGGCTTGGGTGATAGCAGCCCAGCAGCGTGACGT
Protein-coding regions in this window:
- a CDS encoding nitroreductase family deazaflavin-dependent oxidoreductase, whose product is MGIAQWVEQNIGTRLLMLHDKLYKSTGGRIGHRIPLPGVAPSLLLHTVGAKTGKPRTNTLSYFPDGASYYVVASKGGDPKSPGWYHNLKADPDIEINIGPRRLAVTATPVLAGDPDYPRLWKMVNDGNSNRYEGYQKRTSRSIPLVRLTPKS
- a CDS encoding LLM class flavin-dependent oxidoreductase → MRLSVLDLVPVRSDQSTSDAIAASTLLAQTADRLGYTRYWVAEHHNMPSVAATSPPVLIAHLAAHTSTVRLGSGGVMLPNHAPLAVAEQFALLEAAHPGRIDLGIGRAPGSDPVTSLALRGAAGRDERDIEAFPEYLDDVAALMSSEGVRVSLPRDLMRDNYILKATPAAVTEPRLWLLGSSMYSARLAAAKGLPYVFAHHFADHGTEEAMQYYRDNFRPSELTPEPVTFLTVNAVVAETRDEAMRLILPNLQMMARLRTGQPLVPIDLVEDAEARDVDPRARAVMDAGLRQAVVGSPADAAGQVHELAEKFGVDEVMVHPVASAYRGVDPATAPARETTLELLAREIF